A single region of the Metarhizium brunneum chromosome 6, complete sequence genome encodes:
- the las1 gene encoding Pre-rRNA-processing protein las1: MVQYVLTPWWDRNELLLVRDQFYAASSDISSRPSPARRYASHPEGSEVSNKDHHARSPPSQSADGDGDTTDQQRQAVARVSMWMQRGNCPHLVEATALLTAAVLSDHLGSADAGGSYAVRAAYSAAFSRFVTGLLDGHQDKQRKQSMYSIAKTIGLPATFVELRHQATHEQLPSLAKLRAAARKALAWIWDYYWKDLADENRGSKHDACREAVLEYLRGEGDDAQREKTMRRLGGFEKDRVLAVIAVLQAELPGNQVYLRCLKLSKEIMMRAEEEENEDEEKDDDDDDDDDRGKGEAESLDGAAAESSCGWWLYEGEWKAKPIGMV, encoded by the exons ATGGTGCAGTACGTCCTGACGCCTTGGTGGGACAGAAACGAGCTGCTCCTAGTACGGGATCAGTTCTACGCGGCAAGTAGCGACATCTCTTCGCGCCCGAGTCCCGCCCGCCGTTACGCGTCGCATCCTGAAGGCAGCGAGGTTTCGAATAAAGACCATCATGCAAGGAGCCCGCCCAGTCAAAGCGCagacggtgacggtgacACTACCGACCAGCAAAGGCAGGCCGTGGCTCGCGTTTCCATGTGGATGCAGCGCGGGAACTGCCCCCATCTAGTGGAGGCCACCGCTCTCCTGACGGCAGCCGTCTTGAGCGATCATCTTGGGAGTGCTGACGCCGGGGGCAGTTATGCTGTGCGAGCAGCCTACTCAGCTGCCTTTAGTCG CTTTGTCACCGGCCTCCTGGACGGGCACCAGGACAAGCAGCGCAAACAAAGCATGTACTCCATCGCCAAGACCATAGGCCTCCCTGCAACCTTTGTCGAACTACGTCACCAGGCTACCCACGAGCAGTTGCCGTCGTTAGCGAAACTACGTGCCGCGGCTCGCAAAGCGCTCGCTTGGATATGGGATTACTACTGGAAGGACCTGGCTGATGAAAATAGGGGTTCGAAACATGATGCTTGTAGGGAGGCGGTGCTGGAATATCTCCGCGGAGAGGGGGATGATGCGCAGAGGGAGAAGACGATGCGTAGGTTGGGTGGGTTTGAGAAAGACAGAGTGTTGGCGGTCATTGCCGTCTTGCAGGCGGAATTGCCGGGGAACCAGGTGTATCTGAGATGCTTGAAGCTTTCGAAGGAAATTATGATGAGAgcggaagaggaagaaaatgaggatgaagagaaggacgacgacgacgacgacgacgacgacagagGCAAGGGAGAAGCAGAGAGTCTGGATGGTGCCGCTGCTGAGAGTAGCTGCGGATGGTGGCTGTATGAAGGCGAGTGGAAGGCGAAGCCGATTGGGATGGTGTGA
- the YPS1 gene encoding Aspartic proteinase 3, with amino-acid sequence MYFHRASLPLLGALSLSARAAPQSEDLTAQRPGIIQLSLKAPRARDKRQVDIDLTYTSNFKYDVEFSLGTPGQKIVGSFDTGSVYIWVREKAEASVNTAVAGARSYFDKSSSSTLVRTGESKTTGYNIGGNSSHQIDLYRDNMSLGDGGVLLGGVNRKKFWGRLGKQKMTVHPFHGKDYVISFNEVSATAENGSKSSLSRSDEGIPALLDTGTLLNKFPPSVFQSILKRFPGAKPMNKYPLYIVDCSLRDVNASIDLAFGKTTIKMPYSNFILSIEKPECVLVHTVLGQVFMRGAYIVMDQDNSEVYLANAVSCGSEPVAIDKDVSAISSLTGKCQPPVVEQNLLPWKRPGIDAENCVDAASEDVCGTAEYCRIFPGAFGSDFETEDDCLAAHEIPLDD; translated from the exons ATGTATTTCCACCGTGCCAGTCTACCCCTTCTGGGGGCCCTGTCCCTCTCGGCTCGAGCTGCTCCTCAGTCGGAGGATCTGACTGCCCAGAGGCCTGGAATCATACAGCTGTCTCTCAAAGCTCCGAGAGCGAGGGACAAGCGCCAAGTCGATATTGACCTGACGTACACTTCCAATTTCAAGTACGATGTAGAGTTTTCTCTTGGCACACCCGGCCAGAAAATTGTCGGCAGCTTCGACACCGGCTCTGTATACATATGGGTAAGAGAGAAAGCAGAAGCTTCAGTCaacaccgccgtcgccggggCTCGTTCCTACTTCGACAAAAGTAGCAGCTCGACTCTTGTACGTACAGGGGAATCAAAGACAACCGGGTACAATATCGGCGGTAATTCGTCCCATCAAATCGACCTGTACCGGGATAACATGTCTCTAGGTG ATGGCGGCGTCcttctcggcggcgtcaaCCGGAAGAAGTTCTGGGGTCGTCTCGGGAAGCAGAAAATGACTGTGCACCCCTTCCACGGCAAGGA CTACGTCATCTCCTTTAACGAGGTCTCTGCTACGGCTGAGAACGGGTCGAAATCTAGTTTAAGTCGATCTGATGAGGGCATTCCTGCACTACTCGATACCGGCACTCTTCTGAATAAGTTTCCGCCCTCTGTTTTCCAGTCAATTTTAAAGAGATTTCCTGGCGCTAAACCCATGAACAAGTACCCGCTCTACATCGTTGATTGCTCACTCCGTGATGTCAATGCCTCGATCGACCTTGCCTTTGGCAAAACAACTATCAAGATGCCATATAGCAACTTCATCCTCTCGATTGAGAAACCCGAGTGCGTTCTTG TACACACAGTGCTCGGCCAAGTGTTTATGCGCGGCGCCTACATAGTCATGGATCAAGACAACTCGGAGGTCTATCTGGCCAACGCCGTGAGCTGCGGTTCCGAACCGGTAGCTATCGACAAGGACGTTTCCGCTATATCTTCTCTCACCGGGAAGTGCCAGCCCCCCGTCGTGGAACAGAATCTTTTGCCGTGGAAAAGGCCTGGCATAGATGCTGAGAATTGTGTGGATGCGGCAAGCGAAGACGTTTGTGGGACAGCCGAATACTGTAGGATCTTCCCAGGCGCATTTGGCAGCGACTTTGAGACGGAAGATGACTGCCTTGCCGCTCATGAAATTCCACTCGATGATTGA
- the Khk gene encoding Ketohexokinase, whose protein sequence is MKHLILVGACYLDTILSVPHFPQEDAKLRATNLTIRRGGNCPNSLEVLQQLVTDNDNTQLHLVSCLPRRDAPSTRRIISSFGPDTRVDFRHCIYREGYTEAASSYIIKSQQSNSRTIVNYNHLPEMTCHEFAQVVDGFDGHEPTLWHFEVSAAFAFLFRLLNLALRGRHLVLWYYPDVRQPSLGRIPETTLACMRLLRQKLPEANISVEVEKPGREGLSQLAQEADVVFYSRVWAESRGHRSATACLTKERRHQGSLGLCTWGADGATIMSQATGACLHCPVESESGQISVVDPVGAGDTFIAGMLLSLIRNDWPLSDIGKAASFAVRLATLKVQREGFGGLGLDIASR, encoded by the exons ATGAAGCATCTCATCCTTGTTGGAGCATGCTACCTAGACACAATCCTTAG CGTGCCTCACTTCCCCCAAGAAGACGCCAAGCTCCGCGCGACAAATCTCACGATCCGCAGGGGAGGCAACTGCCCGAACTCACTCGAGGtgctccagcagctcgttACAGACAATGACAATACGCAACTGCACCTCGTGTCGTGTCTGCCGCGCCGGGATGCCCCCAGCACCAGGAGAATCATCTCGTCATTCGGGCCTGACACCAGAGTCGATTTCCGGCACTGCATATATAGGGAGGGGTATACGGAGGCTGCGAGCAGCTACATCATCAAAAGCCAGCAGAGCAATAGCCGCACCATCGTGAATTACAACCATTTGCCGGAAATGACGTGCCATGAGTTTGCCCAAGTGGTGGACGGCTTTGATGGGCATGAGCCGACATTGTGGCACTTCGAGGTGAGCGCTGCATTTGCCTTTCTCTTTCGGCTACTGAATCTGGCGCTGCGAGGCCGTCATTTGGTACTTTGGTACTATCCCGACGTGCGACAGCCTTCTCTG GGCCGCATCCCGGAGACTACCCTCGCATGCATGCGTCTGCTCCGACAGAAGCTGCCCGAAGCAAACATCAGcgtcgaggttgagaagccCGGTAGAGAGGGACTATCACAACTCGCCCAAGAAGCCGATGTTGTCTTTTATTCTCGGGTGTGGGCAGAG AGCCGAGGACACAGGTCTGCCACAGCATGTCTCACAAAAGaacgccgccatcaagg ATCACTCGGATTGTGCACTTGGGGTGCAGACGGGGCGACTATCATGTCTCAGGCAACCGGAGCCTGTCTTCACTGCCCCGTGGAGAGCGAGTCTGGCCAAATTTCCGTTGTAGA TCCTGTCGGCGCTGGCGATACATTCATTGCCGGAATGCTTCTCAGCTTGATACGCAACGACTGGCCCTTGTCGGATATCGGCAAAGCAGCATCATTTGCTGTAAGGCTAGCAACCTTGAAAGTCCAGAGAGAAGGTTTCGGAGGACTTGGGCTGGATATTGCGTCACGATAG